A segment of the Carya illinoinensis cultivar Pawnee chromosome 1, C.illinoinensisPawnee_v1, whole genome shotgun sequence genome:
AGATGCATGTAACGTGACATTACAATAGCACTTTCATTTggtatttttttctattattctgATTGTTGAAATTCGCCCTGAATTGGTTACTTTTGCTCATTGATCGTCTTCTGTGATGCTTGATCTCACAGATTCTATGGAGAAGCCCACACACATCAAGTTTCTCGTGTCAAATGCTGCAGCTGGTTCTGTTATTGGAAAGGGCGGCTCAACAATAACTGATTTCCAGTCGCAGTCTGGAGCTCGAATTCAGTTGTCACGCAACCATGAGTTTTTCCCGGGGACCACTGACAGGATTATTATGATATCTGGAACAATTAATGACGTACTTAAGGCTGTAGAGCTGATTCTTGCCAAATTGTTGAGTGAGGTAATTCTGTTTATTTTTCGGTCAATACTTCTGAACAATTGTTCTGCATATATCCCGTACTAAGTGAAATTTTCTTTGGTTGGTTAGCTTCATGCTGAAGGAGGTGATGATGTTGAACCGAAAACAAAAGTCAGGCTTGTTGTTCCAAATAGCTCATGTGGTGGCATAATCGGGAAGGGTGGTTCCACCATAAAGTAGCAATCTGATCCTTTTATCCTTCTCAGTTGTAAAACTTGCTTAAGATCCGTGCTCTTTAAAACTTTACTGATAGATAGAGTGTTTTATAGGCTGTGACATAAACATGCTTTTGTGATTGAATGTTTCTTTTACCAACAAAAAAAGGTTGGAATGTTTCTCTTATCCTGTTCCTTTTCTGAATAGTTGATCAAATATTGGGCTTCTTATGTTGAATTTCTTCATAGTACTCATTTGAATGTTATGTTTATGAGCAATTAATTGTGTATGTCTTGTATGTCAATTTAGCTGTCTTAGATTATCCATAGATAGAAGATGTTTGAATTCTTTATCTCAGTTATGCCATTTCCTTTTCAGTGAGAAAATGAATTAGCGTTATGGTATTTAAATTctcttttttgaaaatgaacatTATAGAGTATGTTTTTAATGTTACTTTAAAGCTTGATACAGCACTTCAACTATGACTATGCCAGTTACCAATCCTTGAAGTGCAATTAAGAGTGGCGTAAACCTGCTTGGGATAATCCCGTGCATATGTGCACCTTTGGGAGTtaaaattaatggaaataaCTTAGATATGAATGGCTAGGTTAGAGGTGAAGACATTTGTTAAAAGGAACACGTGCATATGGTGAGGTATGGCCTTTGTTTTTGCTTAGAAAACCATATTTTATAGTATACTTAATGCACCCAAAGAAAATGGCGGGTTGAAtgttttgtaatgattaggtctTTAAATGAAACAACTTGGGGCAGATTTGAAGTTAACGAGTTCGAATCTTGTTCAATGAGTAAGGGGGAGATAATATTTTTGATAGGCTTTATTGATGATTCTCTGAAGTTCCGCAAATATATGTTGGAGTTAGAAAAAGACATTGGGTAAAGAATTAGTGATAAAATTGCAAGCCAGGGGTAAGTCCTAACCTTTTACAAGGTGATTTTTGAGTCACCTACAAGTTTAATTGAAGTGAGGGAGCTGATAAGATAACGAGGAATCATCTTTGTTCCAGGGGATAAAATCTTTGACCAGACACTTATATCCTCCTTTGAATCCTTCACATTTGAGTGTTAAAACGTCAAATCCCTATGTAACTGTCTGTGGATGTGgttttctttatcttatgtcGGAGTTCCTTCCCACAATCGGTACCTATCTGTTGGAAAGATGCACAGTATCCATTATCTCCAAGAGAACTTCTGAGGAGATCTTGGAATTTTTCTCAAAGAGTGTGTTTGTacccatttttttaaatgtttctgTCTTATCTCCCTGGCTGTTGGAGACTGCATATAATCTAACCTAGTATATGATTGTAAAGACTCTTCAGATGTGGTTTCTGATATGAAAGGGCTGTAAAGATGGTGAGGTTTCTGCTTACGTGGCAGCTAGTTACCAATTTCATTGTGGTGTTGTTTATTATGATTGTTCAACAGTATAGTGACCATCcttaaattttaactttgtaACTCTATAGTGACCATcgttaaattttaactttgtaaccccaaggggttggcccaagtggtgaaggccttggtcttggggtattaCTCCATTCAAGGTCCAAGATttaacacctcatgggtgcaaacaatcgtTTAGGGCCACGCTTCCTTGTGAAAAGCCAGcaatttaaccagttccgtgtagggaaacttctaAGGGTGCAGTGCACGGGACTGGAGTTTACTCCACAAGGGTGGGTCagaagggccctgccttggagaggttccatgaacaaaaaaaaaaaaaactttgtaaCCTGATTTCCCTAATTTGTTGATTGTAAGATAAACTAGTACTTGATTTCGTATTGCAGGTCCCTGTTTATGTCTTGGCGGCCTAAAAGTGGCTATTGCTGATATCTGGTTTTGCATTGAGCAGGTCCTTTATTGAAGAATCACATGCTGGAATTAAGATATCTCCTCAGGACAATAGCTACTATGGGTTGAATGATAGGCTAGTGACATTGACAGGAACTCTCGACGAACAGATGATGGCTATTGATCTGATTCTTTCTAAGCTGTCTGAAGACCCCCATTACTCCCAGTCCATGAATGCCCCATTTTCATATCCAGGTGCGGCTTCTGTTATCAGATTATCGAGTTAATGATGCTACTATTATACTTAGAGTAGCTTGTAGTTTTCCCACATTtccatatttttcctttatcttCTCGGGTCTTATGGTTTAAGTAATGTTCTTGATTCCATGTTGCCAATTTTTAATGTTCTTTCTATAAGTAGCacgtagtttgtaattaggcttTTTCTTATATACTCCCTGTATACTCCGGCTTTGCCTTTTtatgtggatcaataaaatttcttttacctatcaaaaattttttttttttaatgttctgcactttttcatgttttttggCTCTGCTGTGAAGTGTTTACATTTTGGTTAATGCATATTTAAAAGATGGTCTGGGTTTTGCGGTAAGAATGTGGTAAATTTGTGAATGAGTATATCTAGATTTCTCTAGTTGTGGAAGACCATAATCACATTATTCTGAGGCCATGAGATTTGGCCGGAGTTGAGAACATATTCCTCTTCTTCCCTCCCCAAGCCTATCCCAGGCAGACGGTTCTTCTCTCTCATCTTTCCACATTTTCTGCATGCCTGTTGCACTGAAGAGTGAGGAAGGGAGAATGCAACCACGTAggagttttataaatgaagttGATGTGTGTTTAAAGATAAGTTAAATTGATTAAAGCCGGTACGATAGGCTTAGGGACCCACTTGAGTAATCAATTTAGTATGTTTCTTGGGAACGTGGTTTTGGAAATATCAGAATAGAAAAAGGCTTAGAGCTGATTACATTTTGATTCTCCAACTACTGAGTGGCAAGTGCAAAAGCTCTATTCATGGCGATAGTTAAAattaacctttttatttttattccagTTTTTCTTACCGTATtacttatattaatttttttcccttaatgCACTGTTCAATCTAACAAAGGAAACTTCTCTTGCAATGAAAGTTAAGCTTGGTTTTTAAGCagtttccaaaatttttatttttgttttttatgaagCGGTgattgaaaatgagttattttcttattatctaAAATTTCATAGAACTTCACGCCCATGTGTTGTTTGCTTGAGATATGATGGCTGATGAAGGTCATGGGAAGAGACTACAAACCCAAAGGAAGATTTAAAAGCTTTGATTATTTAGTGAACCTTTTGCCTTGCTTCACCCACATTGTTGTTGCCTCACAATGTCTAATATATAGCCTTTAATAGATAGAAATAACGTTCTTATAGCACAGTtactcccttttcttttttggataaaAAGGCAGAAAGCCGTCTGATAGCATAGTGTtgcttatattatattttgtctaGAATTATAGTGGTGAAGTTTGATATGTAGTAAGTCCCCTTCGGCTTCAATCTTAGGTGTTTTCTTCTCCGGTTTTCATGGTACTCCATATACATATGTGCTTCCTTCTGTTGCAACAGCACCCCAGAATGCAATGAGCTATGGAACAAATGGAGCTGGAGGGAAGTTTCCGAGCAACAAGGTTGGTTGTGTTCTGTAATGTTTTGGTTATGTTGATGTCTCCTGAAGTTAATTGCACTTATGATATTAATTCTGATTTTCTAAGATTCTATTATATCACTTGCGTATCCCTTTACTAGAGCCCAATTGCATGCATGGGCTCAGAGGTCCCAATCTTTGTGTGACCTAAATGAAAGACTTGGTTCTGTGCCACATGTTTTCCAGATTGATTCGGCCTTTTTTATACAGTTAAATTGGGATGATCTAGATTGGAAGTATGTTACAGTAGACATGTTTCTGTTTTCAAGCATTTGGCTTGAAGGATGCCGGCCATGCCATATTGTTTGTGGTGAATAAGTCAATTTAATTATTCTCAGTTGTATGTCATGTCCTGCCTGTAGACCGTCCTATTGGAACTGCAATTTGAAGGGACTTTGTTCTAGATTTTTCTACTGCTTAGTTTTTACAGTGAGAAAATATATCCGTGAGAGTTGTGTGGCTTGAAAAATGTAATTTATGGTAATGTGTAATTACATATTCTGGCTGTGTCAGATTCATGGATCTTAAAGTTGATGTACCcgaaggggttggcccaagtggtgaaggccttggtcttgggttATCACTCCCCTCAAGGTCCAAGGCTCAACACTTCacgggtgcaaacaatctttcGGGGTCACACTCTCTagtgaaaagccagcgatttaatgTAGGAAAACTTCCGAGGGTGTGGTGCACGGGACTGGGGTTTACTCTGCATGGGTGGATCCGAAGGGCCCTGAACCtctgacatttaaaaaaaaaatggttgatgTGAAATACTTGGTGCTGAGAAATGGTATGCATGGGCTTGAGTCCTGTGGATGTTTCTCATCTTTCACTTCTTTTAAGACATTAAGAGGTTAAGATGGTCAGTAAATTTGAGGTGATGTGGTGTTTTCTGATGCAAGTCTATCCAAGGTGTGATGCTGAGGAATCATAGGTGTGACACAtaggtttatctattttttctcctctttgttttcatttgaaatttctaa
Coding sequences within it:
- the LOC122287924 gene encoding protein BTR1-like isoform X1, whose product is MESTESSYMSSPEAPRKRSPPPPKSPTSDSMEKPTHIKFLVSNAAAGSVIGKGGSTITDFQSQSGARIQLSRNHEFFPGTTDRIIMISGTINDVLKAVELILAKLLSELHAEGGDDVEPKTKVRLVVPNSSCGGIIGKGGSTIKSFIEESHAGIKISPQDNSYYGLNDRLVTLTGTLDEQMMAIDLILSKLSEDPHYSQSMNAPFSYPGVFFSGFHGTPYTYVLPSVATAPQNAMSYGTNGAGGKFPSNKEDRSNSVTIGVADGHIGFVVGRGGRNIMEIGQVTGARIKISDRGDFVAGTTNRKVTITGSHRAIRAAESMIMQKVAYASERVID
- the LOC122287924 gene encoding protein BTR1-like isoform X3, yielding MESTESSYMSSPEAPRKRSPPPPKSPTSDSMEKPTHIKFLVSNAAAGSVIGKGGSTITDFQSQSGARIQLSRNHEFFPGTTDRIIMISGTINDVLKAVELILAKLLSELHAEGGDDVEPKTKVRLVVPNSSCGGIIGKGGSTIKSFIEESHAGIKISPQDNSYYGLNDRLVTLTGTLDEQMMAIDLILSKLSEDPHYSQSMNAPFSYPAPQNAMSYGTNGAGGKFPSNKEDRSNSVTIGVADGHIGFVVGRGGRNIMEIGQVTGARIKISDRGDFVAGTTNRKVTITGSHRAIRAAESMIMQKVAYASERVID
- the LOC122287924 gene encoding protein BTR1-like isoform X4; this encodes MEKPTHIKFLVSNAAAGSVIGKGGSTITDFQSQSGARIQLSRNHEFFPGTTDRIIMISGTINDVLKAVELILAKLLSELHAEGGDDVEPKTKVRLVVPNSSCGGIIGKGGSTIKSFIEESHAGIKISPQDNSYYGLNDRLVTLTGTLDEQMMAIDLILSKLSEDPHYSQSMNAPFSYPGVFFSGFHGTPYTYVLPSVATAPQNAMSYGTNGAGGKFPSNKEDRSNSVTIGVADGHIGFVVGRGGRNIMEIGQVTGARIKISDRGDFVAGTTNRKVTITGSHRAIRAAESMIMQKVAYASERVID
- the LOC122287924 gene encoding protein BTR1-like isoform X2, producing MESTESSYMSSPEAPRKRSPPPPKSPTSDSMEKPTHIKFLVSNAAAGSVIGKGGSTITDFQSQSGARIQLSRNHEFFPGTTDRIIMISGTINDVLKAVELILAKLLSELHAEGGDDVEPKTKVRLVVPNSSCGGIIGKGGSTIKSFIEESHAGIKISPQDNSYYGLNDRLVTLTGTLDEQMMAIDLILSKLSEDPHYSQSMNAPFSYPGVFFSGFHGTPYTYVLPSVATAPQNAMSYGTNGAGGKFPSNKEDRSNSVTIGVADGHIGFVVGRGGRNIMEIGQVTGARIKISDRGDFVAGTTNSLVPCSAGKSQLQGHTEQFVQPSP